Sequence from the Cucumis sativus cultivar 9930 chromosome 1, Cucumber_9930_V3, whole genome shotgun sequence genome:
TCAGCTCTCTAAGGCTATTTGGAAAGCTAGCTAATCTTAAGATGTACAAGGCTTTCTTCTCGACCTTGCTTCTCTAGGGTTTAAACACTTCCCCAAAGCTCTCTCATTGGCACTCTAAAATCTTTGTCTGTGAGCATGGAAAAGAGGGTGTAAAAGTATTCCAAGGAAAAGAAGGTAACGTGGAGGATCTTCAAGAAACTGTTGCTTTTGAGGCATCTCTCCCTTTGATATATAAGATACTTCTGACTTCCATACTTCCATACTTCCATTTAACTACTGAACTAACAGGTAATCTGTTTTCAGTTAATATCATGACTCATGAGCTAGGTTCGCATAGCTAATAAGAATAGGAATTAAATATCAGGAAGTCCGAACCAGTGTATGAATACAGAAAAATCATGCAGTCAAATGAATTATGAGAAGCCTCTCAAAAGCTACACCCTTAagtaatcttttaaaacaacaaaccTTGATGACAGCAACTCCACCAGAAAGTTTAGCAATCCTCTCCGACAGCTTTCTTGAGAGGTTGGGATTATCTGTTTCAACAAGATCCTTCTTAATCTGTGAAATTCTTGCTTGAATTTCATCTTTAGTAGAGGGATCTGCAACTATTGTTGTTGAATTAGATGTTATAACTACTTTCCTAGCAATTCCAAGCTGGTCCGAAGTTGCACCCTCAAGTCCTAGACCCAAATCTCCAGAGAGAAAATCAGCACctgacaattttaaaataaagtcaaCAATCTAATATTGTACTGTAACATAATCAGATAGTCATGTCAACTGCAATCTAACATCACACAGCAGATAATCACCTCCGCCAATCAGATCCTTCCAGATTTTAAACTATgtataagataaaaaaaatttccaccATCTTAGTCATTGGAATTCTTACAAGATATAAAGAGGCTTCTTATGTTTTTTCAGATTCAAGAAATAATACAGACAGGTATTTATCAGAGATTTAAACTCAGATCAATAGTACATAAACCTTCAAACTGAAAAACGGTGAAGCCCAATTTGATGGGTTACATAAACTCTTAGAAATCtagaatatttttgtaaagcAAGTGTCACTATTGGAACCAAAGCTCAAATTGATGGGTTacagtaaatttaattatatgagcACTCCAAGACATTCTCTCACTTCTCTCACTTGTGGGTTTGGAAATTAGTGGAAGGCCCAACgagtgaaaatcaatattaattacaaagaaaatacaGAGGTTTGAATCGTTTGATCACAAATCCTACTCTTATATCATGTAAACCAGCATTAAACCTAAAAGGTTAAGGTGGACTTCATTAAATCaacacatttatttttaaaaaaattattaaatcaaCACATTAACAAGAAGTTTGACTGAACATGGAGGCAATGATGATGAGTGCTAGAACAGGAAAAAAAGGCTTACCATCAAGCTTCTCAATGACAAAAGAATATTAGAAATGAAAACCCCTATATTGAGGTTTCAATTTACACTCTGAAAAATAAACCTGAGAGatttaaattgagtttttaCCATCGCAATTAATCATGATAGCTTTCAAGCTGTATGAAAAGTTGGACACATCCCAACAATACTCTAGGATCTTTTCCAGCAACCAAATGTATGCTACACAACTTTAGGAGAAAGCAGTACAAGTGATAAAATGAAAGCCTAAGAATGTACTCAGGCCATTCAAGTGCTACTAAACAAATCTGAACTGCAAATCAAAAGCTGTTGTCTTTGTTAAAAACGATATATTCACAGTGCCATCACACTGTTTAAtatagttaaataaaatttgatgaataatATCACTTAACCAAAAAGCCTCCTCTCTTCCAAAACCCTGAAGCAAATATACAAATGCAAGCCAAGTTTTGGATAGATTTTTATTGCTTAGATCCGCCACTGAAATAACAATCATTTAAGTGAGTGTATGATAACTGCTTATAAAAGTATTTAGTTCACCTGTCATCAGCGCAATATCTTGCAATAGAGCCTTCTTTCTCTCACCAACCCCAGGACATTTTACAACAGCCACATTAACTAAACCCTGTATCTTGTTCACCACTAGGGTCTCTAGAACTTTTATTGAGATGTCCTCTGCAAATATCAGCAGAGGAAGACTAAGTTGTACAGTCTTCTCCAACAAAGGAACAATTTCTTTGACAGAAGAAATCCTTTGATCGGTTACTAGGACTTTTGCATTGTCAAACTCCACAATAGACTTATCTTGGTTGGTAATAAACTGAGGCGACATATAACCTTTATCAATCTGTGCAGAGAGATACAACGGAAGTTGGAACCATAaggcaaaatgaaaaaacaatgagaaaaattttgaatattgcAGATGCACATCAAATAGGCACTACTCAATTGGTTATAAAAAAGAACTGATCATCTTTGCAGCTAAATCATTTACCTTCATTCCTTCCTCTATTATTACCGAGGTTTCAGAGGATTTTGATGACTCAATTGAGATCACACCATCAGGGCCAATCTTTTCAATTGCTTCAGCAATTAAGTTCCCCACATATTCATCATTTCCAGAAGATATCATTGCAACAGCTGCACAAAAGACGAGGCTAGTTCAGCACCATTTACTTCTCAGATGAAACATCACCAGCGTTCATTATTCAACCAGATGAGAAGAAAGAACCTTTAATATCATCTTTTCCTTGTACAGGAgtacttttcttctttaaaaccTTGATCAACTCCTTTACAGTCTTATCCATTCCTTTCTTTAATGAAACTGGATCAGCCCCAAAGGAAACTGCCAATAATCCGGATTTGATCATTTCACGTGCCAAAATTATAGCGGTGGTGGTTCCATCTCCAGCCAAGTCGTTCATTTTACTAGCAACCTGAAAACCGATAACTCAAAGATATCTTAGATGTTAAACCCCATCAAACAAGTTtcagaaaaaataagattttaattaacaatcaTACCTCTTGGATCAGAACCACTCCTGCATTCTCAATTGCATCAGAAAGCTCGATAGCTTTTGCAATTGTAACCCCATCATTAACCACTTTAAGCGTTTTCTGTTCAGAGAGAATAACATTGCGGCCTGCATGTTTTAGtgaaaaagaactaaaatatctaaaatggACAGGATATTATGCATCATTCTTGAACCATTCACAGGGTAACTAGATTGAAcaataaataagtaattatCACCAAACAGTTCCAGA
This genomic interval carries:
- the LOC101217046 gene encoding chaperonin 60 subunit alpha 2, chloroplastic isoform X1 encodes the protein MNLNYPLISSSLLYDANNLMEFSARLSSPAPFPQTLLFPLMKHGGSQRLSGYARNSWNIRNFVVRAGPKRISFGKECRGALLAGIDKLADAVSVTLGPKGRNVILSEQKTLKVVNDGVTIAKAIELSDAIENAGVVLIQEVASKMNDLAGDGTTTAIILAREMIKSGLLAVSFGADPVSLKKGMDKTVKELIKVLKKKSTPVQGKDDIKAVAMISSGNDEYVGNLIAEAIEKIGPDGVISIESSKSSETSVIIEEGMKIDKGYMSPQFITNQDKSIVEFDNAKVLVTDQRISSVKEIVPLLEKTVQLSLPLLIFAEDISIKVLETLVVNKIQGLVNVAVVKCPGVGERKKALLQDIALMTGADFLSGDLGLGLEGATSDQLGIARKVVITSNSTTIVADPSTKDEIQARISQIKKDLVETDNPNLSRKLSERIAKLSGGVAVIKVGAHTEVELEDRKLRIEDAKNAVFAAMNEGIVPGGGATYVHLYELLPTIKQSMEDQDELIGADIVGKALLAPAKLIASNAGDDGVVVVEKTRACDWRHGYNAMTDKYEDLFNAGVVDPCLVSRCALQIAASVTGIVLTTQAVMVEKIKKPKPLVPHVPGISP
- the LOC101217046 gene encoding chaperonin 60 subunit alpha 2, chloroplastic isoform X2, whose translation is MNLNYPLISSSLLYDANNLMEFSARLSSPAPFPQTLLFPLMKHGGSQRLSGYARNSWNIRNFVVRAGPKRISFGKECRGALLAGIDKLADAVSVTLGPKGRNVILSEQKTLKVVNDGVTIAKAIELSDAIENAGVVLIQEVASKMNDLAGDGTTTAIILAREMIKSGLLAVSFGADPVSLKKGMDKTVKELIKVLKKKSTPVQGKDDIKAVAMISSGNDEYVGNLIAEAIEKIGPDGVISIESSKSSETSVIIEEGMKIDKGYMSPQFITNQDKSIVEFDNAKVLVTDQRISSVKEIVPLLEKTVQLSLPLLIFAEDISIKVLETLVVNKIQGLVNVAVVKCPGVGERKKALLQDIALMTGADFLSGDLGLGLEGATSDQLGIARKVVITSNSTTIVADPSTKDEIQARISQIKKDLVETDNPNLSRKLSERIAKLSGGVAVIKVGAHTEVELEDRKLRIEDAKNAVFAAMNEGIVPGGGATYVHLYELLPTIKQSMEDQDELIGADIVGKGMME